In a genomic window of Scyliorhinus torazame isolate Kashiwa2021f chromosome 5, sScyTor2.1, whole genome shotgun sequence:
- the LOC140421571 gene encoding uncharacterized protein, with translation MKKPWKCGDCAKGFRAPSELETHRRIHTGERPFTCSVCGKGFTQLSHLQTHQRVHTGEKPFTCSQCGKRFSDSSTLRNHQRVHTGERPFTCSHCWKGFTQLSHLQSHQRVHTGEKPFTCLQCGKRFNDSSTLRNHQRVHTGERPFICLQCGKRFSDSSTLRKHQRVHTGERHFTCSKCGKGFSDSSRLLRHVQIHTGERPFTCSQCGKGFTQLSHLRTHQRVHTGETPSTPQCEMGLHV, from the coding sequence atgaagaaaccgtggaaatgtggagactgtgcgaagggattcagagccccatctgagctggagactcatcgacgcattcacactggggagaggccattcacctgctctgtgtgtgggaagggattcactcagttatctcacctgcagacacaccagcgagttcacactggggagaaaccattcacctgctctcagtgtggtaaaagattcagtgattcatccaccctgcggaaccaccagcgagttcacactggggagaggccattcacctgctctcactgttggaagggattcactcagttatctcacctacagtcacaccagcgagttcacactggggagaagccattcacctgccttcaGTGTGGTAAAAGATTcaatgattcatccaccctgcggaaccaccagcgagttcacacaggggagaggccattcatctgccttCAGTGTGGTaaaagattcagtgattcatccaccctgcgaaaacaccaacgagttcacactggggagaggcatttcacctgctctaagtgtgggaaaggattcagtgattcTTCCCGCCTATTGAGACACGTGCAaattcacactggagaaaggccattcacctgctctcagtgtgggaagggatttactcagttatctcacctgcggacacaccagcgagttcacactggggaga
- the LOC140417834 gene encoding uncharacterized protein translates to MSRFSFCPQSRYPTVSQGVRRGGFKVRKLKPSITSGSDRVFNLSYPEYQRILNMEGKSIVHSGEKTYSYCLCGRGFALSDLTSHKCSHTEEKAWKCADCGKGFTSPSHLETHRRVHTGERPFTCSKCGKGFAQSSTLYRHQRVHTGARPFACSKCGKGFSDSSALRKHQRIHTGERPFTCSKCGKGFAQSSTLYRHQRVHTGARPFACSKCGKGFSDSSALRKHQRIHTGERPFTCSKCGKGFAQSSTLYRHQRVHTGARPFACSECGKGFTISAHLLSHQRVHTGERPFRCLDCRKCYKSSGQLMSHQRVHTDERPFRCSHCGTGFRRSSDLTVHQRIHTEERPFICSKCGKGFTQPFALSTHQRVHTGERPFTCSECGKGFSDSSNLRRHKRGHK, encoded by the exons ATGTCACGTTTCAGTTTTTGCCCCCAGTCCAGATACCcaacag tttcacagggtgttcgaaggggaggcttcaaagtccggaaactgaaaccaagcatcacatcaggatctgacagagtcttcaatttatcatatcctgaatatcagcggattttgaacatggaaggaaaaagcattgttcaTAGTGGGGAAAAAACGTACTCTTATTgtttgtgtggacgaggattcgctctatcagacctcacaagccacaaatgcagtcacactgaggagaaagcaTGGAAATGTGcggattgtgggaaaggattcacgtcCCCATCCCACCTGGAAACTCAccgacgcgttcacactggggagagaccattcacctgctccaagtgtgggaagggattcgctcagtcatccactctgtatagacaccagcgagttcacactggggcgagaccattcgcctgctccaagtgtgggaagggattcagtgattcatcggccttacggaaacaccagcgaattcacactggggagagaccattcacctgctccaagtgtgggaagggattcgctcagtcatccactctgtatagacaccagcgagttcacactggggcgagaccattcgcctgctccaagtgtgggaagggattcagtgattcatcggccttacggaaacaccagcgaattcacactggggagagaccattcacctgctccaagtgtgggaagggattcgctcagtcatccactctgtatagacaccagcgagttcacactggggcgagaccattcgcctgctcagagtgtgggaagggatttactatttcagcccacttgctgagtcaccagcgagttcacactggtgagagaccGTTTAGGTGTCTGGACTGTAGgaaatgctataaaagttctgggcaactgatgagccatcaacgtgttcacactgacgagagaccgttcaggtgctctcactgcgggactgggttcagacgatcatctgacctcactgtacatcagcggattcacactgaggagaggccattcatctgctccaagtgtgggaagggattcactcagccattcGCTCTGTccacgcaccagcgagttcacactggagagagaccattcacctgctcagagtgtgggaaaggattcagtgattcatccaacctgcggagacacaaacgaggccacaagtaa